Proteins encoded within one genomic window of Dyadobacter chenhuakuii:
- a CDS encoding carboxymuconolactone decarboxylase family protein: MAHITLPDESLPGIVGLFNFRPETASSLRWLADTLLRGESPLTSGERELIAAYVSHLNDCRFCHMSHASAAMAHLSCDLDQIADIRNGFQEIPVTPKLRALLQIAAKVQQSGKEVSEEDVAAARAEGAIDREIHDTVLIAASFCMFNRYVDGLGTWAPRENEDYRAMGQRMAFKGYIPSVEQTAE, translated from the coding sequence ATGGCGCATATCACATTGCCCGACGAATCGCTTCCTGGGATCGTTGGCCTGTTTAATTTCCGTCCCGAAACGGCTTCTTCCCTTCGCTGGCTGGCAGACACCTTGTTACGGGGCGAATCCCCACTTACCAGCGGCGAACGCGAACTCATTGCCGCTTACGTTTCCCATCTGAACGACTGCCGGTTCTGCCACATGTCGCACGCCTCGGCTGCGATGGCGCATTTGTCGTGTGATCTCGACCAGATCGCAGATATCCGCAATGGTTTTCAGGAAATTCCGGTCACGCCTAAACTGCGCGCGCTACTCCAAATCGCTGCCAAAGTGCAGCAAAGCGGTAAGGAAGTTTCCGAAGAAGACGTTGCTGCGGCAAGAGCCGAAGGGGCCATTGACCGCGAGATTCATGACACGGTTTTGATCGCAGCGTCATTCTGCATGTTCAACCGCTACGTAGACGGATTGGGCACATGGGCGCCTCGGGAAAACGAAGATTACCGCGCAATGGGACAACGTATGGCCTTCAAGGGTTACATTCCTTCGGTTGAGCAAACAGCTGAATAA
- a CDS encoding carboxymuconolactone decarboxylase family protein, whose protein sequence is MPHIPLPEHLPGITGLLEYNKETAAPIRALTQFLLRGESTLTPGERELIATIVSHNNACKFCTAAHTAAADLLIGNTETCEIMKQDIDAAPVSDKMKALLKIARQVQISGKAVTPEAIAAAKDNSATDLEIHDTVLIAALFCLYNRYVDGMATIAPSNPDFYQGLGQRLVDHGYNRLANGYDHLKQQQPS, encoded by the coding sequence ATGCCACATATACCATTGCCGGAACATTTGCCGGGAATAACAGGTCTGCTCGAATACAATAAGGAAACCGCCGCGCCGATCCGTGCGCTAACGCAATTCCTTTTGCGCGGTGAATCCACATTAACACCCGGAGAAAGGGAGCTGATCGCGACCATCGTCTCGCACAACAATGCATGCAAGTTTTGCACTGCTGCACACACTGCCGCCGCTGATCTGCTGATCGGCAACACCGAAACCTGCGAAATCATGAAGCAGGACATTGACGCTGCGCCGGTAAGCGACAAAATGAAAGCACTATTAAAAATCGCCAGACAAGTGCAGATAAGCGGGAAGGCCGTAACGCCCGAAGCCATTGCAGCTGCGAAAGACAACAGTGCTACGGATCTCGAAATCCACGACACCGTGCTCATTGCCGCCTTGTTTTGCCTGTACAACCGCTATGTAGACGGAATGGCCACAATAGCGCCATCCAATCCTGATTTTTACCAAGGCCTCGGCCAGCGGCTGGTCGACCATGGCTATAACCGGCTGGCCAATGGATACGATCATTTGAAACAACAACAACCCTCTTAA
- a CDS encoding TonB-dependent receptor translates to MKRTLLLMFSILCVLFMQNAKAQSTQLSGRITDNGTQKPLSGVSVSVKGKNTGAITNGDGLFELKTNVPATLVISLIGYARQEVEVASAQAINVNLVPAAEELNQVVVSASRVEESILRSPVSIEKMDSRAVQQTPSANYFDGLVNMKSLDMVTSSLTYKQINTRGFNSTGNSRFLQLVDGVDNQPSGLGFAMGNLFGPHDIDVESAELIPGAASALYGPIAFNGMLNTRTKNPYEYQGLSAQTKFGVNHIGDGTGMGAKPMYDLAVRYAKAFNNKFAFKAAASYLKGTDWYANDYTDIDPNTPAANRGPINPGRNALNIYGDEVAQTIPSIGRVSRTGYEEKDLATYGVYSLKLLGALHYRITDRLEAIYQGNFNQGTAQYTGSNRFVINDFKFIQHRLELRGSNFYVRAYSNQERSTNSYNTRALGQHINRTWVKDLAGNTVSPDKADATWFERYTAAYNGAIASVGSKDHSLARTFADQGRILPGSSEYESAKDRLIQTRGLSGAGILSECSLRHVEGMYDFSSALKFINFQIGGNYRKYYLNTGGTLFDDKDKNLTNEEYGVFAQASKSFWKDVLKLTVSGRYDKNENFDGRFTPRASAVISPNENHHFRVSYQTGFRNPTIGDQYIKLNVGPIIILGGAPVNSAGLNAYENSVTIASFGAFASAFGSDMAKGTPFPQAIANNKDKLVKSNVPYIKSEKVKSYEIGYKGIIAKKLLFDVNYYYSQYTDFMINTVVARAKSDILLPDGKVNPAAAAELLGADRQLFQLYTNAADKVSIQGVSAGLTYSLPKNYKISANTTWIDFNIGDADQNNIPAFNTPEWKTNLILGNSKLTEKIGFNVAWHWQSSFDWYGTFTENAPGKVKSYNLLDAQISYRIPSLKTIVKLGAANLTNQYIVQAYGSPAVGGLYYVSLNFDQLFR, encoded by the coding sequence ATGAAAAGAACTTTACTTTTGATGTTTTCAATCCTCTGCGTTTTGTTCATGCAAAATGCAAAGGCACAATCCACGCAGCTTTCGGGGCGCATTACGGATAACGGCACCCAAAAGCCACTTTCAGGCGTTTCTGTGTCGGTTAAGGGGAAAAATACAGGTGCTATCACGAACGGTGACGGCCTGTTTGAATTAAAAACCAATGTGCCTGCCACGCTGGTGATTTCGCTGATCGGTTATGCGCGTCAGGAAGTGGAAGTTGCTTCTGCGCAGGCTATTAATGTGAATCTTGTTCCGGCTGCGGAAGAGCTTAACCAGGTTGTGGTTTCGGCCTCACGGGTGGAAGAGAGCATATTACGTTCGCCGGTGAGCATTGAAAAAATGGACTCCCGAGCGGTGCAGCAAACACCTTCCGCCAATTATTTTGACGGGCTGGTCAATATGAAATCACTGGATATGGTTACCAGCAGCCTTACTTACAAGCAGATTAATACACGTGGATTCAACTCAACGGGTAACAGCCGTTTCCTGCAACTGGTGGATGGCGTTGATAACCAGCCTTCCGGACTTGGTTTTGCGATGGGAAATCTTTTTGGCCCGCATGACATCGATGTGGAAAGCGCAGAGCTGATTCCAGGCGCGGCATCCGCGTTGTATGGCCCTATTGCTTTTAACGGCATGCTCAATACACGCACCAAAAATCCATATGAATATCAGGGACTGAGCGCACAGACAAAATTCGGCGTCAACCACATTGGCGACGGAACGGGCATGGGAGCGAAACCCATGTATGACCTGGCCGTTCGTTATGCCAAAGCATTTAACAACAAGTTTGCCTTCAAAGCTGCTGCTTCCTACCTGAAAGGAACCGACTGGTATGCAAATGATTACACCGACATTGACCCGAACACACCAGCAGCAAACCGAGGCCCGATTAATCCCGGTAGAAACGCACTGAACATTTACGGTGACGAAGTCGCACAAACCATTCCGAGCATCGGCCGCGTTTCGCGCACAGGTTATGAAGAAAAAGATCTTGCGACTTACGGCGTTTACAGCCTGAAACTGCTCGGCGCATTGCATTACCGCATTACTGACAGGCTGGAAGCCATTTATCAGGGAAATTTTAATCAGGGAACGGCTCAATATACGGGTAGTAACCGCTTCGTGATCAATGATTTCAAATTCATTCAACATCGGTTAGAGTTAAGAGGCAGCAACTTTTACGTGCGCGCTTACTCCAATCAGGAACGCTCGACAAACTCTTACAACACCCGCGCGCTGGGTCAGCACATCAACAGGACCTGGGTGAAGGATCTGGCTGGAAATACAGTTTCGCCCGACAAAGCGGATGCAACCTGGTTTGAAAGATATACAGCTGCTTACAATGGCGCCATTGCCTCGGTAGGAAGCAAAGATCATTCACTTGCCCGCACTTTTGCGGATCAGGGCCGCATTCTGCCGGGATCCAGTGAATATGAATCGGCCAAAGACCGTCTGATCCAGACACGCGGACTGTCCGGAGCCGGAATTCTCAGCGAATGCAGCCTGCGTCATGTGGAAGGCATGTATGATTTTAGTTCAGCATTGAAATTTATCAACTTCCAGATAGGCGGCAATTACCGCAAATATTACCTGAATACAGGTGGGACGCTGTTTGATGATAAAGACAAAAACCTCACCAATGAGGAATACGGCGTTTTTGCTCAAGCATCCAAGTCGTTCTGGAAAGATGTTTTAAAGCTGACCGTTTCGGGCCGTTACGACAAGAATGAAAACTTCGACGGTCGTTTTACACCGCGCGCTTCGGCGGTGATTTCTCCAAATGAAAACCACCATTTCCGGGTTTCTTACCAAACCGGCTTCCGCAACCCTACCATTGGCGATCAATACATTAAGCTCAATGTAGGCCCGATCATCATTCTGGGTGGTGCGCCGGTGAACTCTGCCGGGCTCAATGCTTATGAAAACTCGGTGACCATCGCTTCTTTTGGTGCATTTGCAAGTGCATTCGGATCGGATATGGCGAAAGGAACACCATTTCCACAGGCAATTGCCAACAACAAAGACAAACTGGTGAAATCCAATGTTCCTTACATTAAGTCCGAAAAAGTGAAAAGCTACGAGATTGGTTATAAGGGGATTATTGCCAAAAAGCTTTTGTTTGACGTCAATTACTATTACAGCCAGTACACTGATTTTATGATCAATACGGTGGTGGCGAGAGCGAAATCGGATATCCTTTTGCCGGATGGGAAGGTGAACCCTGCGGCTGCTGCCGAATTGCTCGGAGCGGACCGACAGCTTTTCCAACTTTACACCAATGCGGCTGACAAAGTTTCCATCCAGGGCGTAAGTGCCGGGTTGACTTATTCACTGCCCAAAAACTACAAGATCAGCGCAAACACAACCTGGATCGATTTCAACATTGGCGATGCGGACCAAAACAACATTCCGGCTTTCAACACGCCTGAATGGAAAACCAACCTCATTTTGGGCAATTCAAAACTGACCGAGAAAATCGGCTTCAATGTGGCGTGGCACTGGCAGAGCAGCTTCGACTGGTATGGCACATTCACAGAAAACGCGCCTGGAAAAGTGAAAAGCTACAACCTCCTGGACGCGCAGATAAGCTATCGCATTCCGAGCCTGAAAACGATCGTGAAGCTGGGCGCGGCGAATCTGACAAACCAATACATTGTGCAAGCATACGGCTCTCCGGCGGTAGGCGGACTGTATTATGTAAGTCTCAATTTTGATCAGCTTTTCAGATAA